The following proteins come from a genomic window of Malus sylvestris chromosome 4, drMalSylv7.2, whole genome shotgun sequence:
- the LOC126619270 gene encoding MDIS1-interacting receptor like kinase 2-like has protein sequence MVSLQLQSNELSGEIPQNLGNLSQLRLLDLSHNHLSGQIPSFVNMLYPFPYNFSYNNLTGPIQGDLTWAPANAFVGNSGLCGHVEGLDGIPTCPKRNSEKNNKNSEKSNKGALIVILVPVCGLLMVTTVIGLMFRKKSSLVLNKVNTSENFESLESMILQEEVKFTFAEVVKAVDDFHDKYCIGTGGFGRVYKAELQSGQIVAVKRLNMSDSNDIPAINLHSFQNEIRTLTSIRHRNIIRLYGFCSRRGGCIFLLYEYLERGSLGKALYGVEGVNELGWATRVKIVQGLAHALSYLHHDCSPPIVHRDITVNNVLLESDFEVRLSDFGIARLLSTDSSNWTSIAGSFGYIAPELAYTMRVTDKCDVYSFGVVALEVMMGRHPGDMLESQLQESSKSRRDNVELLLKDLLDQRLEPPTNESAKSVVLVVTMALACIRTRPASRPTMLFAAQKLSAQTLPCLPEPFGMLTINKLMAL, from the exons ATGGTCTCTTTGCAACTTCAGTCCAATGAACTCAGTGGGGAGATTCCTCAGAATCTAGGCAATTTATCTCAGCTTCGGCTGCTCGATTTGTCGCACAACCATCTTTCGGGGCAAATCCCATCATTTGTCAACATGTTATATCCTTTTCCctataatttttcttataacAACTTGACTGGCCCAATCCAAGGCGATTTAACATGGGCACCAGCAAATGCTTTTGTTGGAAACTCAGGCTTGTGTGGGCATGTAGAAGGACTAGACGGTATACCCACTTGCCCCAAAAGAAATTCCGAAAAGAATAACAAAAATTCTGAAAAGAGTAACAAAGGAGCTCTAATTGTTATCCTTGTGCCTGTTTGTGGTTTATTAATGGTTACAACTGTCATTGGTCTTATGTTCCGTAAAAAATCCAGTCTCGTTTTGAACAAAGTCAACACTTCTGAAAACTTTGAGAGTTTGGAGTCAATGATATTGCAAGAGGAAGTAAAGTTTACGTTTGCGGAAGTTGTGAAGGCTGTAGATGACTTTCATGACAAGTACTGCATTGGGACAGGAGGGTTTGGAAGGGTTTACAAGGCAGAGTTGCAATCAGGCCAAATTGTTGCAGTTAAAAGGCTTAACATGTCAGACTCTAATGATATTCCAGCAATTAATCTCCATAGCTTTCAGAATGAAATCCGAACTTTGACAAGCATCCGGCACCGGAACATCATAAGGCTCTATGGCTTCTGTTCAAGAAGGGGGGGTTGCATATTCCTGCTATATGAATACTTAGAGAGAGGAAGCTTGGGAAAAGCTTTGTATGGAGTTGAAGGTGTTAATGAACTTGGCTGGGCTACTAGAGTCAAAATTGTGCAAGGACTTGCTCATGCACTTTCTTACTTACACCATGATTGCTCTCCACCAATTGTGCACCGTGACATAACCGTCAACAATGTATTGCTTGAGTCTGATTTCGAGGTTCGTCTCTCAGATTTCGGAATAGCCAGGTTGTTGAGTACTGATTCATCCAACTGGACAAGTATTGCTGGTTCATTTGGCTACATAGCACCGG AGCTTGCATACACTATGCGAGTCACGGATAAATGTGATGTATATAGCTTTGGAGTGGTGGCGCTCGAAGTCATGATGGGAAGGCACCCAGGGGATATGCTAGAGTCCCAGCTAcaagaatcatcaaaatcaaggaGGGACAATGTAGAATTGCTCCTGAAAGATTTGTTAGACCAAAGGTTGGAGCCGCCAACCAATGAATCTGCAAAGTCAGTGGTGCTTGTAGTGACAATGGCCTTGGCCTGTATACGAACGCGTCCTGCTTCCAGACCCACTATGTTATTTGCGGCACAAAAACTGTCAGCTCAAACCCTGCCTTGCCTTCCCGAACCATTTGGTATGTTGACAATCAACAAGCTAATGGcactataa